The sequence below is a genomic window from Pygocentrus nattereri isolate fPygNat1 chromosome 16, fPygNat1.pri, whole genome shotgun sequence.
TTCGGTTATCAGCCTGTGTTGCAGCGGCTAAACCTCCGGCTTTCGGTTACCAGCCTTAGCTGCAGCGGCTAAACCTCCGGCTTTCGGTTACCAGCCTGTGTTGCAGCGGCTAAACCTCCGGCTTTCGGTTACCAGCCTGTGTTGCAGCGGCTAAACCTCCGGCTTTCGGTTACCAGCCTGTGTTGCAGCGGCTAAACCTCCGGCTTTCGGTTACCAGCCTGTGTTGCAGCGGCTAAACCTCCGGCTTTCGGTTACCAGCCTGTGTTGCAGCGGCTAAACCTCCGGCTTTCGGTTACCAGCCTGTGTTGCAGCGGCTAAACCTCCGGCTTTCGGTTACCAGCCTGTGTTGCAGCGGCTAAACCTCCGGCTTTCGGTTACCAGCCTGTGTTGCAGCGGCTAAACCTCCGGCTTTCGGTTACCAGCCTGTGTTGCAGCGGCTAAACCTCCGGCTTTCGGTTACCAGCCTGTGTTGCAGCGGCTAAACCTCCGGCTTTCGGTTACCAGCCTGTGTTGCAGCGGCTAAACCTCCGGCTTTCGGTTTCCAGCCTGTGTTGCAGCGGCTAAACCTCCGGCTTTCGGTTTCCAGCCTGTGTTGCAGCGGCTAAACCTCCGGCTTTCGGTTTCCAGCCTGTGTTGCAGCGGCTAAACCTCCGGCTTTCGGTTTCCAGCCTGTGTTGCAGCGGCTAAACCTCCGGCTTTCGGTTTCCAGCCTGTGTTGCAGCGGCTAAACCTCCGGCTTTCGGTTTCCAGCCTGTGTTGCAGCGGCTAAACCTCCGGCTTTCGGTTTCCAGCCTGTGTTGCAGCGGCTAAACCTCCGGCTTTCGGTTTCCAGCCTGTGTTGCAGCGGCTAAACCTCCGGCTTTCGGTTTCCAGCCTGTGTTGCAGCGGCTAAACCTCCGGCTTTCGGTTTCCAGCCTGTGTTGCAGCGGCTAAACCTCCGGCTTTCGGTTTCCAGCCTGTGTTGCAGCGGCTAAACCTCCGGCTTTCGGTTTCCAGCCTGTGTTGCAGCGGCTAAACCTCCGGCTTTCGGTTTCCAGCCTGTGTTGCAGCGGCTAAACCTCCGGCTTTCGGTTTCCAGCCTGTGTTGCAGCGGCTAAACCTCCGGCTTTCGGTTTCCAGCCTGTGTTGCAGCGGCTAAACCTCCGGCTTTCGGTTTCCAGCCTGTGTTGCAGCGGCTAAACCTCCGGCTTTCGGTTTCCAGCCTGTGTTGCAGCGGCTAAACCTCCGGCTTTCGGTTTCCAGCCTGTGTTGCAGCGGCTAAACCTCCGGCTTTCGGTTTCCAGCCTGTGTTGCAGCGGCTAAACCTCCGGCTTTCGGTTTCCAGCCTGTGTTGCAGCGGCTAAACCTCCGGCTTTCGGTTACCAGCCTGTGTTGCAGCGGCTAAACCTCCGGCTTTCGGTTACCAGCCTGTGTTGCAGCGGCTAAACCTCCGGCTTTCGGTTACCAGCCTGTGTTGCAGCGGCTAAACCTCCGGCTTTCGGTTACCAGCCTGTGTTGCAGCGGCTAAACCTCCGGCTTTCGGTTACCAGCCTGTGTTGCAGCGGCTAAACCTCCGGCTTTCGGTTACCAGCCTGTGTTGCAGCGGCTAAACCTCCGGCTTTCGGTTACCAGCCTGTGTTGCAGCGGCTAAACCTCCGGCTTTCGGTTACCAGCCTGTGTTGCAGCGGCTAAACCTCCGGCTTTCGGTTACCAGCCTGTGTTGCAGCGGCTAAACCTCCGGCTTTCGGTTACCAGCCTGTGTTGCAGCGGCTAAACCTCCGGCTTTCGGTTACCAGCCTGTGTTGCAGCGGCTAAACCTCCGGCTTTCGGTTACCAGCCTGTGTTGCAGCGGCTAAACCTCCGGCTTTCGGTTACCAGCCTGTGTTGCAGCGGCTAAACCTCCGGCTTTCGGTTACCAGCCTGTGTTGCAGCGGCTAAACCTCCGGCTTTCGGTTACCAGCCTGTGTTGCAGCGGCTAAACCTCCGGCTTTCGGTTACCAGCCTGTGTTGCAGCGGCTAAACCTCCGGCTTTCGGTTACCAGCCTGTGTTGCAGCGGCTAAACCTCCGGCTTTCGGTTACCAGCCTGTGTTGCAGCGGCTAAACCTCCGGCTTTCGGTTACCAGCCTGTGTTGCAGCGGCTAAACCTCCGGCTTTCGGTTACCAGCCTGTGTTGCAGCGGCTAAACCTCCGGCTTTCGGTTACCAGCCTGTGTTGCAGCGGCTAAACCTCCGGCTTTCGGTTACCAGCCTGTGTTGCAGCGGCTAAACCTCCGGCTTTCGGTTACCAGCCTGTGTTGCAGCGGCTAAACCTCCGGCTTTCGGTTACCAGCCTGTGTTGCAGCGGCTAAACCTCCGGCTTTCGGTTACCAGCCTGTGTTGCAGCGGCTAAACCTCCGGCTTTCGGTTACCAGCCTGTGTTGCAGCGGCTAAACCTCCGGCTTTCGGTTACCAGCCTGTGTTGCAGCGGCTAAACCTCCGGCTTTCGGTTACCAGCCTGTGTTGCAGCGGCTAAACCTCCGGCTTTCGGTTACCAGCCTGTGTTGCAGCGGCTAAACCTCCGGCTTTCGGTTACCAGCCTGTGTTGCAGCGGCTAAACCTCCGGCTTTCGGTTACCAGCCTGTGTTGCAGCGGCTAAACCTCCGGCTTTCGGTTTCCAGCCTGTGTTGCAGCGGCTAAACCTCCGGCTTTCGGTTTCCAGCCTGTGTTGCAGCGGCTAAACCTCCGGCTTTCGGTTATCGGCGTTGACCACTTATATATTAAGTgtgaaaatgtccaaaatatcCTACAAATACAAATCATTACATTACTGgcatcttttaaaaaataaatactactAATTTTCGCTCATTCTGATAACTtggtttttgctttatttttttttttctatttactgATTttgctgagttttttttttttttttttttttccagaatcaAAAAGATTGCTcctgaaaccttttttttgcttctgacTTGAGTACTGTGTGTTTCTATGAGTGCATTGTTTTACTGCCATTCCCAGCATGATAAGCCATGTTTATCATATTCATACCTTTTTTAAGTTGTTAATGTTACACAAGTTTATGGGTCCTGTGTCGGCCGGGGTAAAACGATATCCATTGATATGGACGTGGAAGGACAAACTTTGTGAATGAACGAAGTTGCACCACCTTTCAAGTTCACAACTGCTGGCTCTAACTAGCCTAGCAGTGTCCCAGGACTAACTAGAGAGTCAAGCTGAGAACAGGACTAAATTGCTTAAATATCTAAAGTTAGTTCACTGTGTTAATGTAAATAGCGATTTTGAGCAGCAGCATCCAGTAAACTACCGTGCTGAGACTGGAAGAATGTTTCAGTGACCAGCAAAACATTCTATGGGTAGAAACAACAAAAGACCCCCAAAACTTGCAGCCAACCATTACAAGTTGACTTGACCCCTTTTGTAGTGAACATTACTGTCCATCAACTGACTCACAGCAGCAGTAGCTCTCGGCTGGCAGTTATAAGCACGATTTTCCACTCTTCACTGTGTTGAGGCCAGTGTTGCACTATTTCCCTCAACCCCACAGCACAACAGATTCAAAGATTTCCTGACACAACAAACCTGAGTCAGCTCATGAAGGGCTCTATGATCAATTGATTCTGAGTTTGCCTAGTTCACTCTTTAGTGAACACACAGGTACCACTAACAGCCATAATAAGCTAAGTTTACCTTTTATACTTCAGTGTCCAATTTTACACGACACAGGACCCCAAACGTGTGTTACATTAAGATATAAAAAGTCTGCTTGTAAGGTGGGACATATTGGTGCGAGCCTCTCTAGAAATTATATTCTCAGTACAAAGTTTGAGACGGGTCACGGCTCACTGAGGGGAACGTGGCTGTGTGTTCAGAAGTCCTGTCATCCCAAATCAGTTGACAATACAGAGTGCAAATGATTGCCTCTTCTAAGACCCACCCCTTGTTTAAAAAGTGCCACAACTTGGGGGCAAAATTCCAGAAGCAAAAAGGCAGAACAGTTCCAGAAGCAAAAAATATGTTGGCAAATCGAAAACAATTAAACCTAAAACTGTAATACATTCATATCAGAGTAAGTGAaaattgtctttttaaaaatttaagttGGGTTTAACtctcattatttgtatttgcagcatattttggatttttcatacttaatattttgcttgtggattttaaaaactttttaatatgtaaataattttaaatattatttgcatattttataaGTTCAATATGAAAAATAGTGAAAAACGAAACCTACGTCAATACATCTTTATGGCAAAGTGGTGCTACATGTGGGTCACATTTGAATTTCTGCACTTTGGAGTTGGCTTCttttgccagctttttgtttgtattttcagtTCCACCTCAAATAGAGCTATAGCTACATTCTGGCGCCCATAGTACttgaatgcaactgctgcaccatttaaggtggaactggaaattaGAATAAGATGCCAGCTCTTACATCACCATGTCCACTGCTTCAAAATCAAAGCAGACTACTTCAGATGCAGCGGACTAAACAGTGGGCATCAAAGGAGGAAATCTTCCcttcattattattcatatataaCTCTACTACCACCTCCATCATTTTTGTCCTCATTAAATTCTTTCTGCTTTACTCAGAGAGCACTAGTTGAACCATCTCCTTCACAAGAGGTTATttacctgtcctgtcatgtgacgtGCTGGAACCCAGACAAATTTCACTGTGATCTCAAATTAACCGTGTGTTCAAATTTCGTTTAAGGTATTCTGCTGGCTACAAGATGTTTGTGGCTGTATATAGGGCTGTCACAAGCAGGGAAATTTAGCTGAAGattatttcattcttttcttgttctttgCGACTATTAAAATAGAACCAGATTGGCTGTTTGGGACATAATGTTTGGAACAAAGGCATAATTATTTCTTGTAGTTGCCTCTTCTCCAGTTTTATATTTGTACTCGCATGTGGTTAAAGTGCACATTTCTTACAGCTGAATGTAGATGAAGCAGAGGTTTTCATTGTTGCTTCAGAAAAGATTACCCCTATAATTAAACAAAGTCTTGGGCTTCTCTCTTCTGCTGCCCACACTAGCTTGCATAATTTAGGGGTTATTTTTTTATCAGTCCTTGTCGTCGATACCCATGTTAAGCAGCTGGCTGgatcttttttcccccactttaGTTGTATCAGTAAACTAAGATCTGTAGTTTCAAATGCAGAGTTAGAGATGCTTGTACAGGTCTTTATTTCATCTCGCATTGATTACTGTAATAGCACCTCGAATGCGGCCCACAGACCGACGGAGCCATCTCCGTCGACGGCCAGCCCCTGAACAAGGTCAACCATTTCAAATACCTTGGGTCCGTTGTCACATCCGACTGCGACACGTTTCCAGACGTCAGGGCAAGGATCAATGCAGCATGGATGAAGTGGCAGCAGGTTACTGGAGTTCTCTTCGACAAGAGAATGCCCATCTACTTGAAGGCCAAAATCTACAAGTCGGTGGTGCGCCCGGTGGCACTCTACGGGTCAGAGTGTTGGCCAGTCACAACCAAACATGAGCAGGCCATGAATACTATGGAAATGAAGATGCTCAGGTGGCCTTTGGGTCTAACCCGCCTGGGTAGATTGACAAACGAGCACATCAGGAAAAGGTGGGGCATGGCACCCATCACAGACAAGATGCGCAAATCCAGGCTCCGATGGTATGGCCATGTTGTTCGCAAGGAGGAGAAGTCAGTGGCCAGAAGGGCCCTGCGAATGGACCCGGGTGGCAACAGGCCAAGAGGGCGACCCAAAAAGCAGTGGATGCACACTATCGCACGGGATATGAAGACCGTCAACGTCAGCTCCGAGGATGCCCTCGATCGTAAGAAATGGAAGAAGGCATGCCGACCCCGCACCAAGCGGGGCATAAACCGCAAAGGAAAGAAGATTGATTACTGTAAGACTACTTACTAGGTCTAACAGAAGGTCCCATATAACTCCTTTGTAAATATCTCTTCACTGGTTTACTGTTGCATATAGTATCCAGTTTAAAATTTATATTCTTACCAGTAGGGCACTGCATGGTCAATGATGCTCAGCCTTGCTTGTAAGCTTGTTCTCATAGGTCTAATAACTTAAATTTACTTTGTTCCTCAAACTTGCTTAAACACTCAAGGTGATCGAGCATTTGAGGCCACAGCacctaaagtttttttttttttttttttttcgcagATGTTTGGTTAATTTGTGTACACCAGGTCTgcattttatgtgcattttatttgtCTCTGTATTGCTTCTGTAAAGCGCTTTGTGATGTTTGTCTGGgaaaagtgctacataaatGATTTTATTGTTTGCACATTCTTAGATTTTATGAGTAAATTGTAGTTTTATTACAAAGCAGTTACAACAATCTAAGTTATACAGGGTGagttaaaagtcagagacttctTTTTGTCACAAGCCTCcgcgatgcggtgctgaaggtggtttgtttcagattttctcagcatacataAATTTGTTTGAATGAGAACCCCAGagaagtcgataataaaataataaatttaataaaacctgtcctgtgacttttgactcaccctgtagatCTAAGAGCATTTTAAGTAGTGGTGCAGCTGTATTATATTTAATCTAGATTTCCTATAAACATAATCCAGAATTAAAATGgttgtttaaattttttatttatttatttttttttgtgccacTGGATTAATAGGTAAACTTTGATTTGATCCACATTTTAGGTTCATTCTTGCTAGTGCAAACCACCCATGAATATCAAGGCTTTGCATTGCAGAGCTGTTCTAGATCAGTCGAGCACTAGAGgcagtgtgttattgtgaattCATAGTCCTGATGTTACTCGTCTGAAATGCTGCTTCTCGTGTTCCATTGTTTAATGCGCTGCTGCTGTGGAGACAGAGAACCATTGGTCGTAAAGCTTCATGCTTACTATAGAATATTTTGCTTAAATACAGCATTGGTTACTTATTCTTTTCTGCCTGTTACTACAGAAACTAGTTCTGGAAAATAGTTTACCTGTTTGTTGGCCAGTGCCAAGTCTAATGTCCTGTTACTGTTTCACTGTTGTTAAGGCAGTAGACTAACTGTTAGACACGTCATCACTCATAGCATCAGTTTCCTTCTGTTCCTTCGGTTCTATTTGTAGGAGGAATTTATTAGTGCTTCTTTATAGAAAGACACATTGGCAAATAAAGAAGCTATCCAGGGTTTTCTCTGTGGATAGCTGAAAGACTATTGGCTAGATGTCCGATTACTGGATTTTTGCTTGATTTGTCGTTGGTAGTTTGGATTTTTCAAAAGTGAATGAGGGAAgtatagtggttggatagtgtagtggttaacacctctgccttctacgctgtaaactggggttcaattccccacctgggtaagcaccctacactataccaataagagtccttgggcaagactcctaacactaccttggcctacctgtgtaaaaaaaaaaaaaaagatcaaattgtaagtcgctctggataagagcgtctgccaaatgccgtaaatgtaaaatggaaacctcaatatattttaaatatctgaattttaaattattcagtCTGAATTTGTgaacacaaatatattttatatacctGATTTTTGGAAACCTGAATTTTAAGATGTAAATTTCTGAATGCTGAAATAAACCTGCTTCAGATTTTATGAATGCTATGATTTCAGTGGTGTTCAGTGCTTAATATTAGGAATTCATTGCCTTTTagaattcaaatgtaaaaactGTCACTGTTTTACTTCCATAATATTCCAGCATTTCATTGTTCATTAACATTagtttgtttctgtgccttaaAAGCTTTTATAAATAAACTTAATAAACGGTGGCTGTAGCGCAAAAACTTTTGTaaacttaaatatatataatttgaacACTCCAGATTGTCTATGCATTGTATAATATTGTGTACAATTTAACAGTGAATGGAAACAGATTtacaaggtgtttttttttttgtttttttttttttgttttttttttgtttttttaacttgtTCTGTAAGGTCAgcatttttgagatttttgttccaacagcagcagtatgtaaatgatctctgttctgattggctgctttgtattgtgctgtattacAAAAACAGTCCTGACTGAAATGCTCCTTGTGGCTTCCTTATAGCCTTGCATGTCTGATGTGAAAAATGTTAAACGCTGAATTTCTTTTCAAATGTGAAAAAGCAGCCCTAAATTAGATGCATAAATCACAGCTTTACTTTGTCTTTGCAGTTCTTGCTCAAAGAGGCTTCCTGAGAGAAAAACCTTTCGTGAATTACCTGAAGTATTTGCTTTACTGGAAGGAACCAGAATATGCCAAATTCCTGAAGTAAGTGTTCTTTATATAACTGCCTTTTTACGTTAGTGCATGTAGAAGTGATTTTcctttttctattattttcagTGGTCTTGGGGAAATAAAGGTTTGATTTTGCAGGTCTCTGCAGTGTTGTTGTTTTATAGGATACATGTACAAAATCTAATCCtatatcattttctttattattttaaaatggtttcTTTTATTTCAAGCATTTGCTGAGCTCATGGTGACAGAATATTAAACAGACAAAACCCTTTGTGTATCTgaatcattttaatcatttgggACCCCACCCCCCCTTTCTCAGGTATCCTCATTGCTTGCACATGTTGGAGCTGCTGCAGTATGAGCACTTCCGGAAGGAGCTGGTGAACGCGCAATGTGCGAAGTTCATTGACGAGCAGCAGATCCTGCACTGGCAGCACTACTCGCGCAAACGCACGCGTCTTCAGCAAGCTCTCGctgagcaacagcagcagcaacaacaagcAGCACCTCCTCATGGCAATCCAGCCTCCAAGTGAAGCCTGCTAGAGGCATGAAGGTAGTCTATGCCCCGCATTGCTTTTTCAGGGCATTTGTATAAATATTGTACATAtctactgcattttttttttctacgtGGCAGTgttgaaagtaaaaaaaaaatgtggattTCGTCCTGTCAGACATACAGAAAGCCCACAAAATCTGTAAAAAGTGCGTGTAGGGAGGTTGTGTGAGGTAAAATTAGAGAACGGATGGTTGATTTATTTTGCCATGAATGTTGGACCTAAAAGTGACAGCCAGCCTGGCAGAACCGTGACTCTGCAACACTTAAGCTTAGTGAAATATTGTCTTTGTCTTGTCTGCTTGAAATTCCTGTATCCAATTTGCTTTTCCTTTAACTTTTTTCTGTTAGGTCCACTTATGACCTCagccagccactttattaagtatgTCTATATTTTACATGTTAGGTTTTGATACACTGCCTTACAGGTTATTAGGTAGACACATTTGATACACGCATGTCAGAGGTGCTGATTGTGTtggggtcttttttttttctctcaatttAATTGACAAAGtgctctacactcttaaaaatagattcttctagggttctttagttaaaaaaaaaatctttatagaATCACGAACACtcaaccctttgcatgattaaagggttctttaaccctttaaaaaaaattcagcatAGAACCCtctcatgatgtaaagaaccctttaataatgcaaagtgttgctcatggttctatataaaaaccGTTTTGtgtgctaaagaacccttgaagaaccatcatttttaagtgtgtgagtTGAGTGAGTACTAATGTGTTAGTTGAATTGTCAGGTGTCATCACCTCTACTCTTATGTACTATAAAGACTTTTGTAAGAGTTtgtctgttctctttttttgtcaCTCAGTTTATACGATTACATCATTAAGAAGACCACGTCACCAGGTTGGTAGGTGAGCTGTAACTGCTCTGAAAGAGCTCGTTATCACCATTACTGCAGTTATAGCTCTGTAGGTGCattaaaaaacaagcaaaatggaccaaaatgaccTCTAAAAATATGTAAAGACATGTAGTTGCAGTGTCCAGGAAGCTAAATTGGATCTGTATGGCCTGTGTGTCTCCAGAGTTCAGAAAATTCCAGTGAGTGATATTTACTAAGACGTGAAAAGAGGCGGTCAAAGTTCTTAATGAACGCCTTTATATATCAAGCTCGTTAGGTTATTATTAGCAGCAGCACTACTACAAACCGCATACTTCTGTACTTCATTTGCTACAATAATGAGGGCCCTTCTAAGGGatagttaaatgttttttgcgTACTATTTAGTGCACAGTAGGCGGTTTGGACCTCGAGATGTCAGCTGGGTAGATTACAGCTTTCGTTTATCACTGCAACCACCAATCGTATTAAATCCAGTCAGTAGACTCAAATATATTGGTCTGCGTTCTGGCTCAAAATGTGTCTTGTCAAGCATGACTATCATAAACACTACCCTGCACTCCAGGACCTCATACCTAAACCAggatttattttcagtttaacGTCACATATCACGCAACTCCATCACATATTACCTTTATTCTTGTTAATGGTTAGAGCCTTAATGTTACACGCAGAGAGCTGCATTGTTAACCCAAGTTTTAAGTGTTTTGTTAGATTTATGTTCACTGACATAAACCTTCATTCATATCTATTAGTTTTTCATAGAAGGTTCAGTTGAGTTGTATGTTCAGTATGTCCTCTTTTGATGAACTACAATAACACGTACACACTGCCCACTATCCATACTGAGAGGTCTTGTTTGATGTTTAATAAAATTAGAAATGAACAAACATGAACTGCTAAGAtaagagtgtatgtgtgtgtgatgtacaccaaccagccacttcattaaaccgcctccttgtttctacagtcattgtccattttatcagctccacttatcataTACTCTGTGTAGTTCTGTACTtttagactgtagtccatctgcttctctgcatactttgttagcccccttgtaccctgttcttcagtgatcaggaccctcacagtgcaggGCGGTGGAACATTTTTAGgatactgatgtggtggtgtgttagtgtgtgttgcgctggtacaagtggatcagacacagcattgcagctggaatttttaaacactgtacaGGTCTAAGAGCTCATCTGTTGTTTCACATTTTGTTAGTCGTCGTCTAGTCCTGCATTAGTGATCACTGATGAAATTGGCAATCAGCGTAAACTATGTCGACCGTGGATCTCATTTACAATTTAAATGTGTGCTCtataaaaaaaggcaaagaataaatgtaaatttatggTAGTAGAAGTTAAGCAAGGAAAATAAGACCagaaaattattaaaacaatacctaatacaaatgaaaaaaaggaaactttaaaacaaataagattaacaaaacaatcaaatgAAACTATTAAGCTATCAgtaataagataaataaaacaactaagtaaaaacaaaaaaaatgctacaACAATGATTTTAATGATAAACttgtaaaattatgaaaaatggCTTAACATGAAGGGTCACTGGTTAACCTGCACAAATGGCCCTCCTTCAGACAGATCGACACCTAGGGCAGCGATAATGGTGGGAAGCAGTTTGGAGGATATATAAAGGGTCATTAATCAGGTGAATAAATTGCTCTGTTGTTCATGTAATAAAGCCTGACTTTATTAAAGGAACATGGAAGACCAATTATTTTGGTCTGTTGACAAATTTGATGCTTTACTCTTAGGGAGTGACACCagcaaatgaaagagaaaacaacACCACTCTCTATGAAGGAGACATTTAAAGTCTGCAAAACAGATGATCTCatgtgttgctgtttttttttatttaaagattttATCCCCTCTTTAAATTAGTATATCaattcattgtgtgtgtgtgtatgtttaagGGTTGCAACTTCTAAAATCTGCAGTCATCTCCTTGGTTGTTGAGATATTCATATCTAAGGATAATGACTCACACTGCCCTGTAAATGATCTCAGTCTGATCCGGAAAGCCAAGACAACAAAACTGTATCATCTGCACCTTTATAATATGGTGATCTTCACTGGCTCTCCTACAGTCATCGTATACAAGATGAATAGCAAAGGACACCATACATCCTTGGCACCGACCTTATCACAGCAcgacaacagaagaaccctttttggtggtaaatagaatcattttcaaaaactgctataaaacaataaacagcacattcagcatgaaatgattctatatagaatgatagtttctaaaaaacccttgaagaaacatctttttaaagagtgtacagcAAAGGTCAGTCTGGTGGTTTTATTCACGTGAGCAATTTTAGCCAGTTTAGAGACACTGGCTGACTTAATAacgagagactgagtgagtttAAGTCTTGCTAAGGCTTTAAATCTTTAAAGCTTTAAATCCAAATCAAGTAATCCTGAACTGTCTGTTTGGGATGGAGAGACAGGGACATGACGTTGCACAATCAGAGCTGTTTTCTTCTGCTCTTTTGGGCATTATGCTTCAGTTTATTTTGGAGTTATTCTGGCTTACCTTTTTTGTCCTTGAGATTTTTGCACCAGAACCTTAAGTTTATTTcttattaaaatcattttttggtATTTATTCATTGTGTACATCCCTTTGAGAGCCAGTGAAGATCACCATATTATAAAGGTGCAGATGATACAGTTTTGTTGTCTTGGCTTTCTGGATCAGAGAGAGATCATTTACAGAGCAGTGTGAGCCATTATCCTTAGATATGAATATCTCAACAACCAAGGAGATGACTGCGGATTGTAGAAGCTGCAaaccttaaacacacacacacacacacacacacacacacaatcaattGATATACTCATTTAAAGAGAGGATAAAATCTGAAAAGTGTTGcaatctttaaataaaaaaaacagcaacacatGAGATCATCTGTTTTGCCTCCTTCATAGAGagtgttgttttttctctttcatttgctGGTGTCACTCCCTAAgagtaaaacatcaaatttgtGAACAGACCAAAATAATTGGTCTTCCATGTTCTTTTAATAAAGTACCCTTTTATTTGTCATGATGTTGAGCCAGTCATGATATAAGGAATAAATGGTATAGATCAGACTAGAATCACTCATTCTGTTTGCTCTCATAACTCCAGGCTGAACTGGAAACACACTATCatgtaaaaaaacacaaacatgtaaaaaaaaaaaaaagttcaacttAAATACTTGATGTGATAACAAgcaattttacacattttacttAACTCAAAAAATGACACTGAATTAATTGTTCTTTCATAgtgtttatttaggttgaattgACCTAGTTAAtgtacttgttaccacatgaagtattttttaggttgatctgatgagccatttttgACAGTGTAAGGATAAGACTATGAATAGATTTGTGTTAATGATTTTAACACATaagaaaagtaataaaatataagcagAAGTGATGGAGTAAGGCTTGAGTGGTGTATTCACACTTAGTGTTGTACGGCAAAAATATGGCTGGATCTCAAGTGGCTCCCTGCTTCTTGTATAGAGCActataacttaaaaaaaactctGGCTTTTCCGGTATGAAGTACACTGTCCAAGCCCTGAAGCCAATACTGGAGTTTTTACGTAGTGCATTACATAGGCAGTAGAAAGGCATTAGTACTTCTGCCCATTATTTTACTATGATCATTATAtgattacatgtaaaaacttaGAAGACAGTAGACTTAGTAGACTGGTCACTCTGGATagcaaataaagtggctatattgCTGTtgtatc
It includes:
- the med31 gene encoding mediator of RNA polymerase II transcription subunit 31, with protein sequence MAGVLETEEQARNRFQSELEFVQCLANPNYLNFLAQRGFLREKPFVNYLKYLLYWKEPEYAKFLKYPHCLHMLELLQYEHFRKELVNAQCAKFIDEQQILHWQHYSRKRTRLQQALAEQQQQQQQAAPPHGNPASK